The Setaria italica strain Yugu1 chromosome IX, Setaria_italica_v2.0, whole genome shotgun sequence genome has a window encoding:
- the LOC101754870 gene encoding 5-pentadecatrienyl resorcinol O-methyltransferase: MALLAEYSSQELLQAELQLWHQSLGFFKSAALAIALDLRIADAVHRLGGAATLPQILAEAGISPCRLRDMRRVMRVLTVSGIFIVQHPDEAAAAAAAESRHDAAVYKLTAASRLLVRDKSSTATGQLPHFLTVQLLLGPVRDSPVSMGMRKWFRQQGDQQQPGLSPFAMAYGGQTVWERAEHDAAAFRFNDAMAADTAFLMPIVLRECAEVFRGLTSLVDVAGGLGGAAATIAAAFPDLKCTVLDLPQVVAKAPSGTDVHYVAGDMFESIPPANAVFLKWILHDWRDDECVKILKNCKQAISPRDAGGKIIIIDMVVGSGPSDDIKHAETQVLYDLLIMNINGVERDEQEWKKIFFEAGFKDYKIIPVLGVRSVIELYP; this comes from the exons ATGGCATTGCTCGCCGAGTACAGCAGCCAGGAGCTGCTCCAGGCCGAGCTCCAGCTCTGGCACCAGTCCCTCGGCTTCTTCAAGTCCGCCGCGCTCGCCATCGCCTTGGACCTCCGCATCGCCGACGCCGTCCaccgcctcggcggcgccgccaccctgCCCCAGATACTCGCCGAGGCCGGGATCAGCCCGTGCAGGCTCCGCGACATGCGCCGCGTCATGCGCGTGCTCACCGTTTCGGGCATCTTCATCGTCCAGCACccggacgaggcggcggcggcggcggcggcagaaagCAGGCACGACGCCGCGGTCTACAAGCTGACGGCGGCCTCCCGCCTCCTCGTCAGGGACAagagctcgacggcgacgggccAACTGCCTCATTTCCTGACCGTGCAGCTCTTGCTCGGGCCGGTCCGAGATTCTCCGGTTAGCATGGGCATGCGCAAGTGGTTCCGGCAGCAGGGCGACCAGCAGCAGCCGGGTCTGTCCCCGTTCGCCATGGCGTACGGCGGCCAGACGGTCTGGGAGAGAGCGGAACATgacgccgccgcgttccggTTCAACGACGCCATGGCCGCGGACACCGCCTTCCTGATGCCGATCGTCCTCAGGGAGTGCGCCGAGGTCTTCCGTGGGCTAACCTCCCTCGTCGATGTCGCCGGCGGCCTTGGCGGGGCCGCTGCGACCATAGCAGCGGCGTTCCCGGATTTGAAGTGCACCGTGCTGGATCTCCCACAGGTCGTCGCAAAAGCTCCCTCTGGTACTGACGTGCACTACGTTGCTGGTGACATGTTTGAGAGTATTCCACCGGCGAACGCTGTGTTCCTCAAG TGGATTTTGCATGATTGGCGCGATGACGAGTGTGTCAAGATATTGAAGAACTGCAAACAAGCTATATCTCCACGAGATGCTGGAGGAAAGATAATAATAATAGATATGGTGGTCGGATCTGGGCCGTCAGATGATATCAAGCATGCAGAGACACAAGTTTTGTATGACCTCTTAATCATGAACATCAATGGAGTTGAACGAGATGAGCAAGAGTGGAAGAAGATTTTCTTCGAGGCTGGATTCAAGGACTACAAAATTATACCTGTTCTCGGTGTTCGATCTGTTATCGAGCTCTATCCTTGA
- the LOC101754471 gene encoding pre-mRNA-processing factor 17, which yields MDLLQSSYSPDDASSPEESAAASSPDSSPLRLPSKSAAPAVDDTALALSAAASASRPLDPSLHLVAFNPTADQLWAPIVGPQHPHAPISSASGNRNHKLGHVEDAAVLPFLFDEQYNTFHRFGYASDPSGLHIVGDAQSQAPEPDTVYNLAPSEHKRRRLLAKADNQEEPLPPDARNPASEEWILHNKQSPWAGKKEAPPAELTEEQKQYAEAHAAKKAEKEARGEGKGERAEVVVKSTFHGKEERDYQGRSWITPPKDAKASNDHCYIPKRCVHEWVGHTKGVSAIRFFPKYGHLLLSASMDCKIKIWDVLGSRTCMRTYMGHSKAVRDISFSNDGTKFLSAGYDRNIQYWDTETGQVISTFSTGKVPYVVKLNPDEDKQHILLAGMSDKKIVQWDMKSGQITQEYDQHLGAVNTITFVDNNRRFVTSSDDKSLRVWEFGIPVVIKYISEPHMHSMPSIALHPNSNWLAAQSLDNQILIYSTKERFQLNKKKRFAGHIVAGYACQVNFSPDGRFVMSGDGEGSCWFWDWKSCRRFKTLKCHNGVCIGCEWHPLETSKVATCGWDGVIKYWD from the coding sequence ATGGATCTCCTCCAGTCCTCGTACTCGCCGGACGACGCCTCCTCGCCAGAGGAGTCGGCGGCCGCTTCCTCGCCGGACTCCTCCCCGCTCCGCCTCCCCTCCAagtccgccgcccccgccgtcgaCGACACCGCGCtcgcgctctccgccgccgcctcggcctcccgcCCGCTCGACCCCTCTCTCCACCTCGTCGCCTTCAACCCCACCGCCGACCAGCTCTGGGCGCCAATCGTTGGACCTCAGCACCCCCACGCCCccatctcctccgcctccggcaaCCGCAACCACAAGCTGGGCCACGTCGAGGACGCCGCGGTACTGCCTTTCCTCTTCGACGAGCAGTACAACACCTTCCACAGGTTCGGCTACGCATCCGACCCCTCCGGCCTCCACATCGTCGGCGACGCGCAGTCGCAGGCGCCCGAGCCCGACACCGTCTACAACCTCGCCCCCTCCGAGcacaagcgccgccgcctcctggccAAGGCGGACAACCAGGAGGAGCCACTGCCCCCGGATGCCAGAAATCCGGCCTCCGAGGAGTGGATCCTCCACAACAAGCAGAGCCCCTGGGCTGGCAAGAAGGAAGCGCCGCCCGCGGAGCTTACTGAAGAGCAGAAGCAGTATGCCGAGGCGCACGCGGCCAAGAAGGCAGAGAAGGAGGCTCGCGGTGAAGGGAAGGGTGAGAGGGCAGAGGTGGTGGTCAAGAGCACCTTCCAcgggaaggaggagagagactACCAGGGGAGGTCCTGGATCACACCACCCAAGGATGCCAAGGCCAGCAACGACCACTGCTACATCCCTAAGAGGTGTGTGCATGAGTGGGTCGGCCACACCAAAGGGGTTTCAGCCATCAGATTTTTCCCCAAGTATGGGCATCTCTTACTGTCTGCGAGTATGGATTGTAAGATTAAGATCTGGGATGTGCTCGGGTCGCGGACATGTATGCGCACATATATGGGTCACTCAAAGGCAGTGAGGGATATTTCGTTCTCCAATGATGGGACCAAATTCTTGAGTGCTGGGTATGACAGGAACATACAGTACTGGGATACTGAGACAGGGCAGGTGATCTCGACCTTCTCAACCGGGAAGGTCCCATATGTTGTGAAGCTGAATCCTGATGAGGATAAGCAGCATATTCTTCTTGCCGGAATGAGCGACAAGAAGATTGTGCAATGGGATATGAAATCAGGGCAGATAACACAAGAGTACGATCAGCATTTAGGGGCTGTGAACACCATAACATTTGTCGATAATAACAGGAGGTTTGTGACATCGAGTGATGACAAGTCTCTTCGTGTTTGGGAGTTTGGCATCCCTGTGGTGATTAAGTATATCAGTGAGCCACACATGCACTCAATGCCATCGATTGCGCTGCACCCAAACTCTAACTGGCTGGCAGCACAGAGCTTGGACAATCAAATACTGATATACAGCACCAAGGAGAGGTTCCAACTCAATAAGAAGAAGCGATTTGCTGGCCACATTGTAGCAGGTTATGCTTGTCAGGTGAACTTCTCACCTGATGGGAGATTTGTGATGTCAGGTGACGGTGAAGGTAGCTGCTGGTTCTGGGATTGGAAAAGCTGCAGGAGGTTTAAGACATTGAAGTGCCACAATGGGGTCTGCATTGGATGTGAGTGGCATCCGTTGGAAACTAGCAAGGTTGCAACATGTGGATGGGATGGTGTAATTAAATACTG